The following nucleotide sequence is from Mesorhizobium sp. CAU 1732.
GTCCAGCGCATTCGCCAGCGAAATGCCCTTCAACCCGACCGACGTTTCGAGCCGCGCAATCTTGGCCGCCGCAGCAGGCAGCTCGGCATTCACGCGCAAAACGGGCGGCATGAGGATCGCGTTGAGCGTGCCATGATGCAGCTTGAGCTCCTTCAGCCCTCCAAGGGCGTGGCTCAGCGCATGGACGGCGCCGAGGCCCTTCTGGAAGGTCAATCCGCCCTGCAGCGCGCCCATCATCAATTCCGTGCGAGCGTCGATATCGGCGCCATTGGCGAAAGCGCGCGGCAGCGCGTTCCAGATGCGGACGAAGCCATCCGTTGCGATCGCCTCCGCCGGCGGATTGAAGCGCGGCGACAGGTAGGTTTCGATGCAGTGCGACAAGGCGTCGAGAGCAGTAGCCGCCGTCAGGCCCGCCGGCAGGCCGAGCGTAAGCTCAGGGTCGCATATGGCGCGGCGTGGAATGAGATAGGGGCTGATGAAGCCCAGCTTTCGGCCGTCGTCCAGCGTGATGAGAGCGGCACGCCCGACCTCCGAGCCAGTTCCAGCCGTCGTCGGAACGGCTATGAGAGGCGCGACTGCGGCGGTGATTTTCGGAATGCCGCCGAGGATGGCGGCATATTGCTCAAGCCCGCCTTCGTGGGTGGCGAGGAGCGCGACGCCCTTTGCAAGATCGATCGGCGAACCGCCGCCGATCGCGACGACACCGTCGCACCCGTTCTCACGGTAGACCGCCAGAGCAGCCATGACGGCGCTCTCGGTCGGGTTTGCCGGAACATCGAGGAAGACCGGCGCTGCGGAAAGAAATGCGGTGTTTTGCGTGTCGAGCAGGCCAGCGGCTTTGATGCCATGATCGCTGATCACCAGTGGACGCGACACGCCAAGTTCGCCCAGAGCGG
It contains:
- a CDS encoding iron-containing alcohol dehydrogenase, which translates into the protein MHIINYLTTINFGAGAIGSLSAALGELGVSRPLVISDHGIKAAGLLDTQNTAFLSAAPVFLDVPANPTESAVMAALAVYRENGCDGVVAIGGGSPIDLAKGVALLATHEGGLEQYAAILGGIPKITAAVAPLIAVPTTAGTGSEVGRAALITLDDGRKLGFISPYLIPRRAICDPELTLGLPAGLTAATALDALSHCIETYLSPRFNPPAEAIATDGFVRIWNALPRAFANGADIDARTELMMGALQGGLTFQKGLGAVHALSHALGGLKELKLHHGTLNAILMPPVLRVNAELPAAAAKIARLETSVGLKGISLANALDTLNRDLGVPAKLSALGVTRDVFAWTCQRALADHSHQTNPRDLTADDYAAILESVM